A single genomic interval of bacterium harbors:
- the acpP gene encoding acyl carrier protein: MEQITRRLKEIIAEQLGVSEEEIVPEASFVDDLGADSLDLVELIMALEEEFDMEISDEDAEKIQTVQDAINYIAERA; encoded by the coding sequence CTGGAGCAGATCACGCGACGACTCAAAGAGATCATCGCGGAGCAGCTGGGCGTCAGCGAGGAAGAAATCGTGCCCGAGGCTTCGTTTGTGGATGACCTGGGGGCCGATTCTCTGGATCTGGTGGAACTGATCATGGCCCTGGAGGAGGAGTTTGATATGGAGATCTCGGACGAGGATGCCGAGAAGATCCAAACCGTCCAGGATGCCATAAACTACATCGCGGAACGCGCATAG